The Temnothorax longispinosus isolate EJ_2023e chromosome 7, Tlon_JGU_v1, whole genome shotgun sequence genome contains a region encoding:
- the LOC139816150 gene encoding alpha-tocopherol transfer protein-like produces MASIKLVSFEEELKKNPELKKADIQMLREWCEKQPHLPKISDSELALFLHSNYYRLEPTKTTIDTFYTVRTHVPEFFCNRDPNNNKELKKAFETVTEQVLEGTTKEGYKIFYGRLLDSDPSHVVYNDVLKFLNMVIDLCLYTEGTYEGYIILFDVKNVSFGHVGRLSPMVLKKWLYYLQEGLPVRLKGFHFMNSSPVMDVIMNMMRPFMKKQLMDMLHMHTTSDTLEKFIPLEVLPNESGGQAGSLQELHDKQVKKLVDHVAWFQEEEGHRVNEALRPGKAKTATDLFGVEESFKKLEID; encoded by the exons ATGGCTTCGATAAAACTAGTATCGTTCGAGGAGGAACTGAAGAAGAATCCTGAATTGAAAAAGGCAGATATTCAAATGTTGAGAGAATGGTGCGAAAAACAGCCTCACTTGCCCAAAATATCAGACAGCGAATTAGCATTGTTTTTGCATAGCAATTATTATCGACTCGAACCGACGAAAACTACTATCGATACTTTTTACACAGTTAGGACTCACGTACCTGAGTTCTTCTGCAATCGAGATCCTAATAACAATAAGGAACTCAAAAAAGCATTTGAAACGGt AACAGAGCAAGTTTTGGAAGGAACTACTAAAGAAGgctataaaatcttttatggAAGACTTCTAGACAGCGATCCATCGCATGTTGTTTACAACGATGTGTTGAAATTCCTAAATATGGTGATCGATCTATGCCTTTACACTGAGGGCACTTACGAAGgctacataatattatttgacgtGAAAAACGTTTCTTTCGGTCACGTCGGCCGTTTGAGTCCTATGGTCCTAAAGAAATGGCTCTACTATCTACAAGAAGGATTGCCTGTCAGATTGAAGGGTTTCCATTTTATGAATTCTTCTCCGGTAATGGATGTCATTATGAATATGATGAGACCATTCATGAAAAAGCAATTGATGGATATG TTGCATATGCATACCACGAGCGACACTCTGGAGAAATTCATACCGCTCGAAGTTCTTCCGAATGAATCAGGCGGTCAAGCCGGTTCTCTACAGGAGTTACATGATAAACAAGTCAAAAAATTGGTAGATCACGTTGCTTGGTTCCAAGAGGAAGAAGGTCATCGCGTTAATGAGGCGCTACGACCGGGCAAGGCGAAGACAGCAACGGATTTGTTTGGAGTTGAAGAAAGCTTTAAAAAGCTCGAAATcgattga